From Streptomyces sp. TLI_105, the proteins below share one genomic window:
- a CDS encoding ATP-binding protein, translating to MKIAFVGKGGSGKTTLSSLFIRHLAANEAPVVAVDADINQHLGAALGLSEAEAAALPAMGAHLPLIKEYLRGSNPRIASADTMIKTTPPGEGSRLLRVREHNPVYEACARPVPLDDGEIRLMATGPFTESDLGVSCYHSKVGAVELCLNHLVDGADEYVVVDMTAGSDSFASGLFTRFDMTFLVAEPTLKGVSVYRQYKEYARDFGVALKVVGNKVQGQDDLDFLREEVGEDLLVAVGHSDWVRAMEKGRPPRFELLEAENRMALQALQDAADDSYAHRDWERYTRQMVHFHLRNAESWGNAKTGADLASQVDPDFVLDEGLSAVQPA from the coding sequence ATGAAGATCGCTTTCGTGGGGAAGGGCGGCAGCGGCAAGACCACGCTGTCCTCGCTCTTCATCCGCCACCTCGCCGCCAACGAAGCGCCGGTCGTCGCCGTCGACGCCGACATCAACCAGCACCTGGGCGCCGCGCTCGGCCTGTCCGAGGCGGAGGCCGCCGCGCTGCCCGCGATGGGCGCGCATCTGCCGCTCATCAAGGAGTACCTGCGGGGCAGCAATCCGCGGATCGCCTCCGCCGACACGATGATCAAGACGACGCCGCCCGGGGAGGGTTCGCGGCTGCTGCGGGTCCGCGAGCACAACCCGGTGTACGAGGCGTGCGCGCGTCCGGTCCCGCTCGACGACGGCGAGATCCGACTGATGGCGACCGGGCCCTTCACCGAGTCGGACCTCGGGGTCTCCTGCTACCACTCCAAGGTCGGCGCGGTGGAGCTCTGCCTCAACCACCTGGTCGACGGGGCCGACGAGTACGTGGTCGTCGACATGACGGCGGGTTCGGACTCCTTCGCGTCGGGTCTCTTCACCCGCTTCGACATGACCTTCCTGGTCGCCGAGCCGACCCTCAAGGGAGTCTCGGTCTACCGTCAGTACAAGGAGTACGCGCGGGACTTCGGCGTGGCGCTCAAGGTCGTCGGCAACAAGGTGCAGGGCCAGGACGACCTCGACTTCCTGCGCGAGGAGGTCGGCGAGGACCTGCTGGTGGCGGTGGGGCACTCGGACTGGGTCCGCGCGATGGAGAAGGGCCGTCCGCCCCGCTTCGAGCTCCTGGAGGCGGAGAACCGCATGGCGCTCCAGGCCCTCCAGGACGCGGCGGACGACTCGTACGCCCACCGCGATTGGGAGCGCTACACGCGCCAGATGGTCCACTTCCATCTGCGCAACGCGGAGAGCTGGGGCAACGCCAAGACCGGGGCCGACCTGGCGTCGCAGGTCGACCCCGACTTCGTACTGGACGAAGGGCTCAGTGCCGTTCAGCCCGCTTGA
- a CDS encoding oxidoreductase: protein MSTHASDPLAALGSLPGVAEAVDSVRKAVDRVYGHRVMRRRSNEISSEAALRGARGSAALSGADWALEEVRRRTDFSADAEARTVGAALRLGAEAGQLLSIWRQSPLRVLARLHLVAAGDAALPAGTGVGDPVGRPRLDGETVDEPLIDLPLPTPAEVAGRLDGLAELIVVGSEAPALVTASVVHGELLALRPFTSYNGLVARAAERIALIGSGLDPKAVCPAEVGHAEQGRAAYLAAFEGYLSGTPEGVGAWIAHCGRSVELGVRESTAVCEALQRGAA from the coding sequence ATGAGTACGCACGCCTCTGACCCCTTGGCCGCCCTCGGCTCCCTGCCGGGCGTCGCCGAAGCGGTGGACTCCGTACGCAAGGCCGTCGACCGGGTCTACGGCCACCGCGTGATGCGCCGCCGCAGCAACGAGATCTCCTCCGAGGCGGCCCTGCGCGGCGCGCGCGGCTCAGCCGCCCTGTCCGGGGCCGACTGGGCCCTGGAGGAGGTCCGTCGGCGCACGGACTTCAGCGCCGACGCCGAGGCCCGCACCGTCGGTGCCGCCCTGCGCCTCGGCGCTGAGGCCGGGCAGCTGCTCTCCATCTGGCGCCAGTCGCCCCTGCGCGTGCTCGCCCGGCTGCACCTGGTCGCCGCCGGCGACGCGGCCCTCCCGGCCGGTACCGGTGTCGGCGACCCCGTGGGACGGCCCCGGCTGGACGGCGAGACGGTCGACGAACCCCTGATCGACCTCCCGCTGCCGACGCCCGCCGAGGTCGCGGGACGGCTCGACGGCCTCGCCGAACTGATCGTCGTGGGCAGCGAGGCCCCGGCCCTCGTCACGGCCTCCGTGGTGCACGGCGAACTGCTCGCGCTGCGCCCCTTCACCTCGTACAACGGCCTCGTCGCGCGGGCGGCCGAGCGGATCGCGCTAATCGGCAGCGGCCTCGACCCCAAGGCCGTCTGTCCGGCCGAGGTCGGCCACGCGGAACAGGGCCGGGCCGCGTACCTCGCCGCCTTCGAGGGGTACCTGTCGGGCACCCCGGAGGGCGTGGGTGCCTGGATCGCGCACTGTGGACGCTCGGTCGAGCTGGGAGTCCGGGAGTCGACGGCCGTCTGCGAGGCCCTCCAGCGCGGCGCCGCCTGA
- a CDS encoding SulP family inorganic anion transporter, giving the protein MTLCTPARTTNRPRIQRPHSPPDGPRRFRLAGADVSASVAVFLIALPLSLGIALATGAPLQAGLVAAAVGGLVAGRFGGSPLQVSGPAAGLTVVTAELIQKYGWRTTCAITVLAGLAQLALSALRVARSALAVSPAIVHGMLAGIGVTIALAQLHIVLGGTPQSSAVDNVLGLPAQLARVHPEALVISALTVAVLLCWPRLPGRAGRLVRKVPAALVAVAGATAVAAFAGLAVPRVDLPSWSSHALPGLPEGPVLGIAAGVLTITLVTSVQSLLSAVAVDKLVAARGDRGQGVPRSRLDRELAGQGAANMVSGALGGLPVAGVAVRSVANVSAGAVSRASTMLHGLWIVLAALLLVPVLDLIPLPALAALVMVVGIQMVSITHIRTVTRHREVVVYAVTLAGVVLVGILEGVALGIAVAIAVALHRLARTRITREERDGRQLLHVRGQLTFLAVPRLSRALHQLPRGSDVVIELDGSFMDHAAYEALSDWTAGHLAHGGTVETTGPSGARIAEPAPVTDSASHPCCRPWTPWHNHQCGEKPTETRRTTGLHLASGIGKFQRNTAPLVRDELARLAREGQRPSQLFLTCSDSRLVTSMITSSGPGDLFTVRNVGNLVPLPGEESGDDSVAAAIEYAVEVLRVESITVCGHSGCGAMQALLGGSPDDPPTPLRRWLRHGRPSLERMASRRHAWARISGRLPADAVEQLCLTNVVQQLEHLRAYEPVARRLAEGTLTLHGVYFHVGEAQAYLLSGTDEVHGYDDVFTRVMPTDSLEAATRDVPTDHLEAARAS; this is encoded by the coding sequence ATGACCCTCTGTACCCCTGCCCGCACGACCAACCGGCCCCGGATCCAGCGGCCTCACAGCCCGCCGGACGGACCCCGCCGCTTCCGCCTCGCCGGCGCCGACGTCTCCGCGTCCGTCGCCGTCTTCCTGATCGCGCTGCCGCTCTCGCTCGGCATCGCACTCGCCACCGGAGCCCCGCTCCAGGCCGGACTGGTGGCCGCCGCCGTCGGCGGCCTCGTGGCCGGCCGGTTCGGCGGCTCCCCGCTCCAGGTGAGCGGCCCCGCCGCCGGACTCACCGTCGTGACCGCCGAGCTCATCCAGAAGTACGGCTGGCGCACCACCTGCGCCATCACCGTTCTCGCCGGCCTCGCCCAACTCGCACTGTCGGCCCTGCGCGTGGCCCGCTCGGCGCTCGCCGTCTCACCCGCGATCGTGCACGGCATGCTGGCCGGCATCGGCGTCACCATCGCCCTCGCCCAGCTCCACATCGTGCTCGGCGGCACCCCGCAGAGCTCCGCCGTGGACAACGTCCTCGGACTGCCCGCCCAGTTGGCGCGCGTCCACCCGGAGGCGCTCGTCATCAGCGCCCTCACCGTGGCCGTGCTGCTGTGCTGGCCGCGCCTGCCGGGGCGTGCGGGGCGGCTCGTACGGAAGGTCCCCGCCGCGCTCGTCGCGGTGGCCGGGGCGACGGCCGTGGCCGCCTTCGCCGGGCTCGCCGTGCCGCGCGTGGACCTGCCGTCCTGGAGCAGCCACGCCCTGCCCGGCCTGCCCGAGGGCCCGGTCCTCGGCATCGCGGCGGGCGTGCTCACGATCACGCTCGTCACCAGCGTGCAGTCGCTGCTGTCGGCCGTCGCGGTCGACAAGCTGGTCGCCGCCCGAGGGGACCGCGGCCAGGGCGTCCCCCGCTCCCGTCTCGACCGCGAGCTCGCCGGACAGGGCGCGGCCAACATGGTCTCCGGGGCGCTCGGCGGCCTCCCGGTCGCCGGGGTCGCGGTCCGCAGCGTCGCCAACGTCTCGGCGGGCGCCGTGAGTCGCGCCTCGACCATGCTGCACGGTCTGTGGATCGTGCTCGCCGCCCTCCTGCTCGTGCCGGTGCTCGACCTGATCCCGCTGCCCGCCCTCGCCGCCCTCGTCATGGTGGTCGGCATCCAGATGGTGAGCATCACCCACATCCGTACGGTCACCCGGCACCGCGAGGTCGTCGTCTACGCGGTGACGCTGGCCGGCGTCGTCCTCGTCGGCATCCTGGAGGGCGTCGCCCTCGGCATCGCCGTGGCCATCGCGGTCGCCCTGCACCGGCTCGCCCGCACCCGGATCACCCGGGAGGAGCGGGACGGCCGCCAACTGCTGCACGTCCGGGGCCAGCTGACCTTCCTCGCCGTGCCCCGGCTCAGCCGGGCGCTGCACCAACTGCCGCGGGGCTCCGACGTGGTGATCGAGCTCGACGGGTCCTTCATGGACCACGCCGCCTACGAGGCGCTGAGCGACTGGACCGCCGGGCACCTCGCCCACGGCGGGACGGTCGAGACCACCGGGCCGTCCGGTGCCCGGATCGCCGAGCCCGCGCCCGTCACCGACTCCGCCTCGCACCCCTGCTGCCGCCCCTGGACGCCCTGGCACAACCACCAGTGCGGGGAGAAGCCGACCGAGACCAGACGGACGACGGGGCTGCACCTCGCGAGCGGCATCGGCAAGTTCCAGCGGAACACCGCCCCGCTGGTGCGGGACGAGCTCGCGCGGCTCGCCCGGGAGGGGCAGCGGCCCTCGCAGCTCTTCCTGACCTGCTCCGACTCCCGTCTCGTCACCAGCATGATCACCTCCAGCGGCCCGGGTGACCTCTTCACCGTGCGCAACGTCGGCAATCTCGTCCCGCTCCCCGGCGAGGAGAGCGGGGACGACTCGGTGGCGGCGGCGATCGAGTACGCGGTGGAGGTGCTGCGGGTGGAGTCGATCACCGTCTGCGGCCACTCCGGCTGCGGCGCGATGCAGGCCCTGCTGGGCGGCAGCCCGGACGACCCGCCGACCCCGCTCCGCCGCTGGCTGCGCCACGGCCGGCCCAGCCTGGAGCGGATGGCGAGCCGGCGGCACGCCTGGGCCCGGATCTCCGGGCGCCTTCCGGCCGACGCGGTCGAGCAGCTCTGCCTGACCAACGTGGTCCAGCAGCTGGAGCACCTGCGGGCGTACGAGCCGGTCGCGCGCCGGCTGGCCGAGGGCACGCTCACGCTGCACGGCGTGTACTTCCACGTGGGCGAGGCACAGGCGTACCTGCTCTCCGGGACGGACGAGGTGCACGGTTACGACGACGTCTTCACGCGGGTGATGCCGACGGATTCCCTCGAAGCGGCGACCCGGGACGTGCCCACGGACCACCTGGAGGCGGCGCGCGCGTCCTGA